One segment of Pseudalkalibacillus hwajinpoensis DNA contains the following:
- a CDS encoding CdaR family protein encodes MDKLLTSNWFVKIISFLLALMLYTIVAMPDGSTTDPNGLLTQQTETERLPDMELEVLYDEDSVVVSDLPETVDVIVEGRTDGLMLSKLTNKEVYVDLRNLTPGQHLVTVKHRDFPENVDVAIDPVRVSVTIEEKKSSTFQAGINLLKEDELPEGYATEEPIVSPKTVTVTGANSKLEQIAFVRGYVNVSGAKEEVNERITLNVYDANMEEIQGVSIDPAVVDVKVPITAPYKKVPIKLDQKGKLPDGVSISSIDLEPSEVSVFGPEEELGKLEFLDGIPLDLSKITKDTTVELDVPVPDGMKKVDPETVEAKIKVGKEDEKAFEDVPIKVTGVSDGLTANISEPETGSTDMKIYGVSSVLENIQNDDFQAYIDASGLSEGEHELELQWNGPSYVRWSGSSKKVTLQIENSPS; translated from the coding sequence ATGGACAAATTGTTAACGAGCAACTGGTTTGTCAAAATCATCTCTTTTCTTCTCGCTCTCATGCTTTACACGATTGTTGCGATGCCTGATGGGTCTACTACTGATCCTAATGGATTACTTACTCAACAAACAGAAACAGAACGTTTACCAGATATGGAGCTTGAAGTGCTATACGATGAAGATAGCGTAGTGGTTTCTGATTTACCTGAAACAGTAGATGTCATTGTTGAAGGCCGCACAGATGGTTTAATGCTATCAAAGTTAACGAATAAAGAAGTCTATGTCGATTTGCGAAATCTAACACCAGGTCAACATCTCGTTACCGTAAAACACAGAGATTTTCCTGAAAATGTAGATGTCGCGATTGATCCAGTAAGAGTTTCTGTGACGATTGAAGAGAAAAAATCGAGTACTTTTCAAGCTGGAATCAACTTGTTGAAGGAAGATGAGCTTCCGGAAGGGTATGCGACAGAAGAACCGATCGTTTCACCTAAAACCGTTACAGTTACTGGCGCAAATTCAAAGCTTGAACAAATTGCATTTGTTAGAGGCTATGTAAATGTGAGCGGTGCAAAAGAAGAAGTTAATGAAAGAATAACACTAAATGTGTATGATGCGAATATGGAAGAAATACAGGGGGTATCGATCGATCCTGCCGTAGTTGATGTAAAAGTACCAATTACTGCCCCTTACAAAAAGGTGCCAATTAAACTCGATCAAAAAGGAAAGCTTCCTGACGGTGTTAGTATCTCATCAATTGATCTTGAACCTTCGGAGGTTTCTGTCTTTGGTCCTGAAGAGGAACTTGGCAAACTAGAGTTTCTGGACGGTATTCCACTTGATCTATCAAAAATAACAAAGGATACAACGGTTGAGCTTGATGTACCAGTTCCGGATGGAATGAAAAAAGTAGATCCAGAAACGGTTGAAGCAAAAATTAAAGTTGGTAAAGAAGATGAAAAAGCATTTGAAGATGTACCAATTAAAGTAACTGGAGTATCTGATGGGTTAACAGCAAATATTTCAGAACCTGAAACGGGATCTACGGATATGAAGATTTATGGTGTATCTAGCGTGCTTGAAAATATTCAGAATGATGATTTTCAGGCTTATATTGATGCAAGTGGTCTTTCCGAGGGAGAACATGAACTAGAATTACAATGGAACGGACCGTCTTATGTACGCTGGTCTGGTTCATCCAAGAAGGTAACGCTGCAAATAGAGAATAGTCCTTCTTAA
- the cdaA gene encoding diadenylate cyclase CdaA, protein MPVGNVNVLDYITEIIDILLVTYVIYKIIMLIRGTKAVQLLKGITVIIAAWFLSSFFELNTLHWILERVVLYGLLAIIIIFQPELRRALEQLGRGRLFARSAVEEEETNKMVEAIIKSSSYMGKRRIGALISIERETGLNDYVETGIPMNAKLTSELLINVFIPNTPLHDGAVILKKDEILAAACYLPLSESPFISKELGTRHRAALGISEVTDSLTLIVSEETGSISLTKNGELHRNLSEEVLRDLLNAELNPSVSKTETSNRFSNWRGKK, encoded by the coding sequence CTGCCTGTTGGAAATGTAAATGTACTTGATTACATAACTGAGATTATTGATATTTTGCTCGTTACGTATGTGATATATAAAATTATTATGCTTATTCGCGGCACGAAGGCTGTTCAGTTACTTAAGGGAATTACGGTCATTATTGCCGCATGGTTCTTAAGTAGTTTTTTCGAACTGAACACGCTACATTGGATTCTAGAGCGGGTCGTTCTTTATGGACTGCTTGCCATCATTATTATTTTTCAACCTGAGCTTCGAAGAGCACTTGAGCAGTTAGGACGCGGTCGATTGTTTGCTCGCTCCGCTGTTGAAGAGGAAGAGACGAATAAAATGGTGGAAGCCATTATTAAGTCTTCATCCTATATGGGTAAGAGAAGAATTGGCGCATTAATATCCATTGAGCGGGAAACAGGTCTCAATGACTATGTAGAGACCGGTATTCCCATGAATGCAAAATTAACTTCTGAACTTTTAATTAATGTGTTCATTCCGAATACTCCGCTTCATGATGGAGCGGTTATTCTAAAGAAGGATGAAATATTAGCTGCAGCATGTTATTTGCCACTTTCTGAGAGTCCTTTTATTTCGAAGGAACTCGGTACAAGGCACAGAGCTGCTCTTGGAATAAGTGAAGTAACAGATAGCCTAACACTCATTGTATCTGAAGAAACAGGGAGTATTTCCCTGACAAAGAACGGAGAACTTCATCGAAATTTATCTGAAGAGGTATTACGTGATCTTCTGAATGCTGAGCTAAATCCTTCTGTGTCTAAGACTGAGACTTCCAACCGCTTTAGTAATTGGAGGGGGAAAAAGTAA
- a CDS encoding anti-sigma factor family protein — protein MKCPAEIVVIMHDVLDEEATDQQRKELFDHLKTCHDCKEHYEELKKTESFLLSSPSMKAPDGFTSKVMQQLPQEKRTVWMKRWMKSHPFVTAAILFLVLMAGSVYSSWTSEDQLSALSGNLRFDQETNTVIVPEGEVIEGDLTVKNRNLEIEGQVKGDVLVINGEQYMASAGQVTGEIEEVDHILDWTWFQLKHLFQDIGSVFTNDEQK, from the coding sequence ATGAAATGCCCTGCAGAAATAGTTGTGATTATGCATGATGTACTTGATGAAGAAGCTACAGATCAACAGCGTAAAGAGCTATTTGATCATCTGAAGACATGTCATGATTGCAAAGAGCATTATGAAGAACTGAAGAAAACGGAATCTTTTCTCCTCAGCTCACCTTCTATGAAGGCACCCGATGGTTTTACATCAAAGGTAATGCAACAGCTACCACAAGAGAAACGCACGGTCTGGATGAAACGATGGATGAAATCTCATCCATTCGTAACAGCTGCGATTTTATTCTTAGTATTAATGGCAGGATCTGTTTACTCATCATGGACGAGTGAGGATCAATTATCTGCGCTCTCTGGTAATTTAAGATTTGACCAGGAGACGAATACGGTTATTGTTCCTGAAGGTGAAGTCATTGAAGGAGATCTAACAGTGAAAAACCGTAATCTTGAAATTGAAGGACAGGTTAAAGGTGATGTTCTTGTGATCAATGGAGAACAGTATATGGCCTCAGCTGGACAGGTAACTGGTGAAATAGAAGAGGTGGATCATATTCTTGACTGGACGTGGTTTCAGTTGAAACACCTTTTTCAAGATATAGGTAGTGTATTTACAAATGATGAGCAGAAATAA
- the sigW gene encoding RNA polymerase sigma factor SigW, whose protein sequence is MDAIVKRIVLKVRKGDHNAFGELVELYKDRVFALTYRMLGNRQEAEDVAQEAFIRAYTNIDRYQIDRKFSTWLYRIATNLSIDRMRKKKPDYYLDAEISGTEGLTMYSQVSTDEPLPDDEVVSLEAQDGIHQAILSLPAKYRSAITLKYIQELSLKEISEILDLPVGTVKTRIHRGREALRKKLREQ, encoded by the coding sequence ATGGATGCAATCGTAAAAAGAATCGTGTTGAAAGTAAGAAAAGGGGACCATAATGCATTTGGGGAGTTAGTAGAGCTCTATAAAGATCGAGTCTTTGCTTTGACATACCGAATGCTTGGTAACAGGCAGGAAGCTGAGGATGTGGCTCAGGAGGCATTCATTCGTGCTTATACGAACATTGATCGCTATCAGATTGATCGGAAATTCTCTACCTGGTTATATCGTATAGCTACGAACTTATCGATTGATCGTATGCGAAAGAAAAAGCCGGATTATTACCTCGATGCTGAAATTTCGGGCACGGAAGGTCTGACAATGTATTCTCAAGTGTCGACAGATGAACCATTACCTGATGATGAAGTTGTATCGTTAGAGGCACAGGATGGGATACATCAAGCTATTCTGAGTTTGCCAGCTAAGTATCGAAGTGCTATAACATTAAAGTATATCCAGGAGTTATCGCTAAAGGAAATCAGTGAAATTCTGGATTTACCAGTAGGAACGGTCAAAACCCGAATACATCGGGGTAGAGAAGCGCTTAGAAAGAAGCTTCGAGAGCAGTAA
- a CDS encoding aspartyl-phosphate phosphatase Spo0E family protein, whose amino-acid sequence MERLNRKISFQIKSEKDHLLQEIEASRNKMNLLARNKPLSSSEIIEISTYLDYLLNEYDQCRNKKTAALS is encoded by the coding sequence ATGGAAAGGTTGAATCGTAAAATAAGCTTTCAAATAAAAAGCGAGAAAGATCATCTCCTTCAAGAAATTGAGGCTTCCCGCAATAAAATGAATCTATTAGCAAGAAACAAACCACTTAGTTCTTCCGAGATAATTGAAATTAGCACTTATCTGGACTATCTATTAAACGAATATGATCAATGTCGAAATAAAAAAACAGCGGCTTTATCTTAA